In a single window of the Streptomyces cinnabarinus genome:
- a CDS encoding phosphoketolase, with the protein MSKVEHQNSTVLTDDELRTLDAHWRAANYLAAGQIYLLANPLLREPLRAEHIKPRLLGHWGTSPGLNLVYTHLNRVIKARGLDALCVWGPGHGGPSVVANSWLEGSYSETYPDVSRDGDGMGRLFRQFSFPGGVPSHVAPETPGSIHEGGELGYALSHAYGAAFDNPGLVVACVVGDGEAETGPLAASWHSNKFLDPVHDGAVLPILHLNGYKIANPTVLARLPEAELDELLRGYGHEPLHVSGDDPAKVHRAMAEAFDTALDRIAGIQRGAREEGATERSPWPVIVLRTPKGWTGPAEVDGVPVEGTWRAHQVPLAGVRENPEHLRQLERWLRSYRPEELFDADGRPVPDVLDCLPEGVRRLGSTPRANGGLLVRELPIDSLDRFAVPVDKPGTSLHEPTRVLGDLLAQVMKDTQERRDFRVVGPDETASNRLQAVFDGSGKAWQAEVLPVDEHLDRHGRVLEILSEHTCQGWLEGYLLTGRHGLFSCYEAFVHIVDSMVNQHIKWLKTSRELPWRAPIASLNYLLTSHVWRQDHNGFSHQDPGFVDHVMNKSPEVVRVYLPPDANTLLSVADHALRSRDYVNVIVAGKQPCFDWLSMDAARAHCARGAGIWDWAGSENGGEPDAVLGCAGDVPTQEVLAAAQLLRRHLPHLAVRVVNVVDIARLMPREEHPHGMTDFEYDGLFTADKPVIFAYHGYPWLIHRLAYRRNGHRNLHVRGYKESGTTTTPFDMVVRNDLDRYRLVMDVIDRVPGLAVRAAAVRQEMADARTRHHAWIREHGTDMPEIAEWSWTV; encoded by the coding sequence ATGTCCAAGGTCGAACACCAGAACAGCACCGTACTGACCGACGACGAGCTGCGCACCCTGGACGCCCACTGGCGCGCGGCCAACTACCTGGCCGCCGGACAGATCTATCTCCTCGCCAACCCGCTGCTGCGTGAGCCGCTGCGGGCCGAACACATCAAGCCGAGGTTGCTCGGCCACTGGGGCACCTCGCCCGGCCTCAACCTCGTGTACACCCACCTCAACCGGGTGATCAAGGCCCGCGGCCTGGACGCGCTGTGCGTGTGGGGCCCCGGGCACGGCGGGCCGTCGGTGGTCGCCAACTCCTGGCTGGAGGGCAGCTACAGCGAGACGTATCCGGACGTTTCCCGGGACGGGGACGGCATGGGGCGGCTGTTCCGGCAGTTCTCCTTCCCCGGCGGGGTGCCTTCCCATGTGGCGCCCGAGACGCCCGGCTCCATCCATGAGGGCGGCGAGCTGGGCTACGCGCTCTCGCACGCCTACGGCGCCGCCTTCGACAACCCCGGCCTCGTCGTCGCCTGCGTGGTCGGCGACGGCGAGGCGGAGACCGGTCCGCTGGCCGCCTCCTGGCACTCCAACAAGTTCCTCGACCCGGTCCACGACGGCGCCGTCCTGCCGATCCTGCACCTCAACGGCTACAAGATCGCCAACCCGACCGTGCTCGCCCGGCTGCCCGAGGCCGAACTCGACGAACTCCTGCGCGGCTACGGTCATGAGCCGCTGCATGTCTCCGGCGACGACCCGGCCAAGGTGCACCGCGCCATGGCCGAGGCGTTCGACACCGCCCTGGACCGCATCGCCGGGATCCAGCGCGGCGCCCGGGAGGAGGGCGCGACCGAGCGCTCGCCCTGGCCCGTCATCGTGCTGCGCACCCCCAAGGGCTGGACCGGCCCCGCCGAAGTCGACGGCGTGCCCGTCGAGGGCACCTGGCGGGCCCACCAGGTCCCGCTCGCCGGGGTCCGGGAGAACCCGGAGCACCTGCGGCAACTGGAGCGGTGGCTGCGCTCGTACCGGCCCGAGGAGCTGTTCGACGCCGACGGGCGGCCGGTTCCGGACGTTCTCGACTGTCTGCCGGAGGGCGTCCGGCGCCTCGGCTCCACCCCGCGCGCCAACGGCGGCCTCCTCGTACGTGAGTTGCCGATCGACTCCCTCGACCGGTTCGCCGTACCCGTCGACAAGCCCGGCACCTCCCTGCACGAACCGACCCGGGTCCTCGGTGACCTGCTCGCCCAGGTCATGAAGGACACCCAGGAACGCAGGGACTTCCGGGTCGTCGGCCCCGACGAGACAGCCTCCAACCGGCTCCAGGCCGTCTTCGACGGCAGCGGCAAGGCGTGGCAGGCCGAGGTCCTGCCCGTCGACGAACACCTCGACCGGCACGGCCGGGTCCTGGAGATCCTCTCCGAACACACCTGCCAGGGCTGGCTGGAGGGCTATCTCCTCACCGGCCGGCACGGACTGTTCTCCTGCTACGAGGCGTTCGTGCACATCGTCGACTCCATGGTCAACCAGCACATCAAGTGGCTGAAGACATCGAGGGAGTTGCCGTGGCGGGCCCCCATCGCCTCCCTCAACTACCTGCTCACCTCGCATGTGTGGCGCCAGGACCACAACGGCTTCTCCCACCAGGACCCCGGCTTCGTCGACCACGTCATGAACAAGAGCCCCGAGGTCGTCCGGGTCTATCTCCCGCCGGACGCCAACACCCTGCTGTCGGTGGCCGATCACGCGCTGCGCAGCCGGGACTACGTCAATGTGATCGTGGCCGGGAAGCAGCCCTGCTTCGACTGGCTGTCCATGGACGCCGCCCGCGCCCACTGCGCCCGCGGCGCCGGGATCTGGGACTGGGCGGGCAGCGAGAACGGCGGCGAACCGGACGCCGTGCTCGGCTGCGCCGGTGACGTCCCGACCCAGGAGGTGCTGGCGGCCGCGCAGTTGCTCCGCCGGCACCTTCCTCATCTCGCCGTCCGCGTGGTCAACGTCGTCGACATCGCCCGGCTGATGCCGCGCGAGGAACACCCGCACGGCATGACGGACTTCGAGTACGACGGCCTGTTCACCGCCGACAAGCCGGTGATCTTCGCGTACCACGGCTATCCGTGGCTGATCCACCGGCTCGCCTACCGGCGCAACGGGCACCGGAACCTGCATGTGCGCGGCTACAAGGAGTCCGGCACCACGACCACCCCGTTCGACATGGTCGTCCGCAACGACCTCGACCGGTACCGGCTGGTCATGGACGTCATCGACCGCGTTCCGGGGCTCGCGGTGCGGGCCGCGGCGGTGCGGCAGGAGATGGCCGACGCCCGTACTCGGCATCACGCGTGGATCCGGGAGCACGGGACGGACATGCCGGAGATCGCGGAGTGGAGCTGGACCGTCTGA
- the ppk2 gene encoding polyphosphate kinase 2 gives MAGNKAEKLPRKTYESELLRLQTELVRLQEWVRAEGARLVVIFEGRDAAGKGGTIKRVTEHLNPRVARIAALPKPTERERSQWYFQRYVEHLPAAGEIVLFDRSWYNRAGVEHVMGFCTKAEYQLFLRQCPLFERMLVEDGILLRKYWFSVSDAEQQDRFRRRLEDPVRRWKLSPMDLESITRWESYSRAKDEMLVHTDITEAPWYVVESDDKRRARLNMIAHLLGSVPYQDVPPPVLELPDRPAPTGYERPPRDLQNYVPDHAASL, from the coding sequence ATGGCCGGCAACAAGGCGGAGAAGCTGCCGCGCAAGACGTACGAGAGTGAACTGCTGCGCCTTCAGACGGAGCTGGTGCGGTTGCAGGAGTGGGTGCGCGCCGAGGGCGCCCGTCTCGTCGTCATCTTCGAGGGGCGGGACGCGGCGGGCAAGGGCGGCACCATCAAACGGGTCACCGAGCACCTCAACCCGCGCGTGGCACGGATCGCGGCCCTGCCCAAGCCGACCGAGCGGGAGCGCAGCCAGTGGTACTTCCAGCGGTACGTGGAGCATCTGCCGGCCGCCGGGGAGATCGTGCTGTTCGACCGCAGCTGGTACAACCGGGCCGGTGTGGAGCATGTGATGGGCTTCTGCACCAAGGCCGAGTACCAGCTCTTCCTGCGCCAATGCCCCCTGTTCGAGCGGATGCTCGTGGAGGACGGGATCCTGTTGCGCAAGTACTGGTTCTCGGTCAGCGACGCCGAGCAGCAGGACCGCTTCCGGCGCCGCCTGGAGGATCCGGTGCGGCGCTGGAAGCTGTCGCCGATGGACCTGGAGTCGATCACCCGCTGGGAGAGCTACTCCAGGGCGAAGGACGAGATGCTGGTCCACACCGACATCACCGAGGCGCCCTGGTATGTCGTGGAGAGCGACGACAAGCGCCGGGCCCGGCTGAACATGATCGCCCACCTGCTGGGCTCGGTGCCGTACCAGGACGTGCCCCCGCCGGTCCTGGAACTCCCGGACCGTCCGGCGCCGACCGGGTACGAACGCCCGCCGCGTGATCTGCAGAACTACGTCCCGGACCACGCGGCGAGCCTGTAA
- a CDS encoding universal stress protein — protein sequence MSAVDRPLVVGVDGSEPSLRAVDWAADEAVLRGIPLRLVYACLWERYEGAALAAELGRPGEQPTPHDVVSAATRRAHARQPHLKVTATVVFEEPEYALVHAGREAAALVVGTRGRGGIAELLLGSVSLAVAAHADCPVIVLRGSHDNQATPPVRGRVVVGVGEHAEPSPAVRFAYAEALRRGVPLEAVRAWRCPAHESTDHPLPADAPARLHEEHAEKALDEALRDAPPDLELIRRTVEGHARRVLVDASHHADLLVVGVRRREGRFGLQLGRVAHAALHHSACPIAVVPQPE from the coding sequence GTGAGCGCCGTGGACCGCCCCCTGGTCGTGGGCGTCGACGGCTCCGAACCGAGCCTGCGCGCGGTGGACTGGGCCGCCGACGAGGCCGTCCTGCGCGGCATCCCGCTGCGGCTGGTCTACGCCTGCCTGTGGGAGCGCTACGAGGGCGCCGCCCTCGCCGCGGAGCTCGGCAGACCCGGCGAGCAGCCCACACCGCACGACGTCGTCAGCGCCGCCACCCGACGTGCCCACGCCCGGCAGCCCCACCTGAAGGTGACCGCCACCGTGGTGTTCGAGGAGCCTGAGTACGCGCTGGTGCACGCGGGTCGCGAGGCCGCCGCGCTGGTCGTCGGCACCCGCGGCCGCGGCGGCATCGCCGAACTGCTGCTCGGCTCGGTCAGTCTCGCGGTGGCCGCGCACGCCGACTGCCCGGTGATCGTGCTGCGCGGCAGCCACGACAACCAGGCCACCCCTCCGGTGCGCGGCCGGGTCGTCGTCGGGGTGGGGGAGCACGCCGAGCCGTCGCCGGCCGTGCGCTTCGCCTACGCCGAGGCCCTGCGCCGCGGGGTTCCGCTGGAGGCCGTACGAGCCTGGCGGTGCCCCGCGCACGAGAGCACCGACCACCCCCTGCCGGCCGACGCGCCCGCCCGGCTGCACGAGGAGCACGCCGAGAAGGCGCTCGACGAGGCCCTGCGCGACGCCCCGCCCGACCTGGAACTGATCCGCCGCACCGTCGAGGGCCACGCCCGCCGGGTGCTGGTGGACGCCTCGCACCACGCCGATCTGCTGGTCGTCGGGGTCAGGCGACGGGAGGGGCGCTTCGGGCTCCAGCTCGGCCGGGTCGCACACGCGGCGCTGCACCACTCCGCCTGCCCGATCGCCGTCGTACCCCAGCCGGAGTGA
- a CDS encoding zinc-dependent alcohol dehydrogenase: MKAAVVRAFGEPLVIEERPDPEPGPGQVRIRVEASGLCHTDIHAAHGDWPVKPNPPFVPGHEGVGLVEQLGDGVTHLTVGQRVAVPWLGRACGRCEHCLSGWETLCEQQINTGYGCDGGYAEKMLAWADFAQPVPQGVDPFDAAPLTCAGVTTYKALKVADVRPAQLVAVSGVGGLGHLAVQYAKIAGATVAAVDVTDEKLELAAELGADLVIDARKHDVGEVLKRYGGAHAAIALAVNEDAFAAVNSGLRRGGKLVMVALPAHGTIQVPIFDTVLNGTSVIGSIVGTRQDLAEVFQLHAAGRTKVIRETRPLDSVNDSIDEVLRGQVPARIVFDLGAGR; the protein is encoded by the coding sequence ATGAAGGCAGCGGTCGTACGAGCCTTCGGCGAGCCCCTCGTCATCGAGGAGCGCCCCGACCCCGAGCCGGGCCCCGGACAGGTCCGGATCAGGGTCGAGGCGTCCGGGCTGTGCCACACCGACATCCACGCCGCCCACGGCGACTGGCCCGTCAAGCCGAACCCGCCGTTCGTGCCCGGCCACGAGGGCGTCGGCCTCGTCGAGCAGCTCGGCGACGGCGTCACCCACCTGACCGTGGGCCAGCGGGTCGCCGTGCCGTGGCTCGGCCGGGCCTGCGGCCGCTGCGAGCACTGCCTGTCCGGCTGGGAGACGCTGTGCGAGCAGCAGATCAACACCGGCTACGGCTGTGACGGCGGCTACGCCGAGAAGATGCTCGCCTGGGCCGACTTCGCCCAGCCCGTCCCGCAGGGCGTCGACCCCTTCGACGCCGCCCCGCTGACCTGCGCCGGAGTCACCACGTACAAGGCCCTGAAGGTCGCCGACGTGCGGCCCGCCCAGCTCGTGGCGGTCTCCGGCGTCGGCGGGCTCGGCCATCTGGCCGTGCAGTACGCGAAGATCGCCGGGGCGACCGTGGCGGCCGTCGACGTCACCGACGAGAAGCTGGAACTCGCCGCTGAGCTGGGCGCGGACCTCGTCATCGACGCCCGCAAGCACGACGTGGGAGAGGTCCTCAAGCGGTACGGCGGCGCCCACGCGGCCATCGCCCTCGCCGTCAACGAGGACGCCTTCGCCGCCGTCAACTCCGGGCTGCGGCGCGGCGGAAAGCTCGTCATGGTCGCGCTGCCGGCGCACGGGACCATCCAGGTCCCGATCTTCGACACCGTCCTGAACGGCACCTCGGTGATCGGCTCCATCGTCGGCACCCGGCAGGACCTCGCCGAGGTCTTCCAGCTCCACGCGGCCGGACGCACCAAGGTCATCCGCGAGACCCGCCCGCTGGACTCCGTCAACGACTCCATCGACGAGGTCCTGCGCGGCCAGGTCCCCGCCCGGATCGTCTTCGACCTCGGTGCGGGACGGTGA
- a CDS encoding universal stress protein, translating into MVRTVVAGLDGSPESRAAAEWAAREAKLLGLPLKIVQVWEPVPAHLAQAPLLGTETHQHWSERIPRETAEGLRLRHPGVEVTTAQLHGTPAEALTKAAEDAELIVLGSRGMSGIGGFMVGSVGLSVVAHTARPVVLVRAGEQAADEHVADPAGIPSAATPYRPVLLGLDAAHPDDAVLEFAFEAAARRGTGLRVLYGWNLPPYYVYGLTADAELHDEIAGQHAVELARALRPWREKYPAVEVTEQVPSGSPGVRLVDAAQEASLVVIGRRVRRSPFGAHIGPVAHAVLHHSTAPVAVVAHD; encoded by the coding sequence ATGGTCCGCACTGTTGTCGCAGGTCTCGACGGATCGCCCGAGAGCCGGGCCGCCGCGGAATGGGCGGCACGCGAGGCGAAGCTGCTCGGCCTGCCGCTGAAGATCGTCCAGGTCTGGGAACCGGTGCCGGCCCACCTCGCCCAGGCCCCGCTGCTCGGTACGGAGACGCACCAGCACTGGAGTGAGCGGATCCCGCGCGAGACCGCGGAGGGACTGCGCCTGCGTCACCCGGGTGTCGAGGTGACCACGGCACAGCTCCACGGCACCCCCGCCGAGGCCCTCACCAAGGCCGCCGAGGACGCGGAGCTGATCGTCCTCGGGTCCCGCGGAATGAGCGGCATCGGAGGGTTCATGGTCGGCTCCGTCGGGCTCTCCGTCGTCGCCCACACCGCGCGCCCCGTCGTGCTGGTCCGCGCCGGTGAACAGGCCGCCGACGAGCACGTGGCCGACCCGGCGGGCATCCCGTCCGCCGCCACGCCCTACCGGCCCGTCCTCCTCGGCCTCGACGCCGCCCACCCGGACGACGCCGTACTCGAGTTCGCCTTCGAGGCGGCCGCGCGGCGAGGCACCGGCCTGCGTGTTCTCTACGGCTGGAACCTTCCGCCGTACTACGTCTACGGCCTCACCGCCGACGCGGAACTGCACGACGAGATCGCCGGGCAGCACGCCGTCGAACTCGCCCGGGCGCTGCGCCCCTGGCGGGAGAAGTACCCCGCCGTGGAGGTCACGGAGCAGGTTCCGTCCGGCAGCCCCGGCGTGCGTCTGGTCGACGCGGCGCAGGAGGCATCCCTGGTCGTGATCGGCCGCCGGGTCCGGCGCAGCCCGTTCGGCGCCCACATCGGCCCGGTCGCCCACGCCGTCCTGCACCACTCCACCGCCCCCGTCGCAGTCGTCGCCCACGACTGA
- a CDS encoding DoxX family protein translates to MAVHEHPHRTHGFHLPALRRNRTASPTADTAQDTAVTVTGVAAYALASLRLLTGFVFLWAFLDKTFGFGYATQSGNGWIDGGSPTEGFLGHVAVGPMESTFHDWAGDAWADWLFMLGLLGIGVALIAGIGLRLAAVAGTAMMALMWIAEWPPAKHLSDGSPSMSTNPFVDYHLIYAVVLIALAATGAGAVWGLGKMWAKLPFVSRNPWLR, encoded by the coding sequence ATGGCCGTGCACGAGCACCCTCACCGGACCCACGGGTTCCATCTGCCCGCGCTCCGCAGGAACCGTACGGCGTCCCCCACCGCGGACACCGCACAGGACACCGCCGTCACCGTCACCGGAGTGGCCGCCTACGCGCTGGCCTCCCTCCGGCTGCTGACCGGGTTCGTCTTCCTGTGGGCCTTCCTCGACAAGACGTTCGGGTTCGGCTACGCCACCCAGTCCGGCAACGGCTGGATCGACGGCGGATCGCCGACCGAGGGCTTCCTCGGCCACGTGGCCGTCGGGCCCATGGAGTCCACCTTCCACGACTGGGCCGGGGACGCCTGGGCGGACTGGCTGTTCATGCTCGGTCTGCTCGGCATCGGCGTCGCGCTGATCGCGGGCATCGGTCTGCGCCTGGCCGCCGTCGCCGGCACCGCCATGATGGCGCTGATGTGGATCGCCGAATGGCCGCCGGCCAAGCACCTCTCGGACGGCTCGCCCAGCATGTCGACGAACCCCTTCGTCGACTACCACCTGATCTACGCCGTCGTCCTGATCGCCCTCGCGGCGACCGGCGCGGGCGCCGTCTGGGGGCTCGGGAAGATGTGGGCCAAGCTCCCCTTCGTCAGCCGCAACCCCTGGCTGCGGTGA
- a CDS encoding cyclic nucleotide-binding domain-containing protein: MNVPVTQSLPRALPAEHRQRLMAIAREVSFPAGARLFEEGGRADRFWIIRTGTVELDMRVPGRRAAVIESLGHNDLVGWSWLLTPHVWHLGAEAATPLRAYEFDAEVVRSMTRDDPEFGRSLACWVGEVVSHRLQAARTRLLDLYR; the protein is encoded by the coding sequence ATGAACGTCCCTGTCACCCAGAGCCTGCCGAGGGCGCTGCCCGCCGAGCACCGGCAGCGGCTGATGGCGATCGCCCGCGAGGTGTCGTTCCCCGCCGGGGCGCGGCTGTTCGAGGAGGGCGGTCGCGCCGACCGCTTCTGGATCATCCGTACCGGCACGGTCGAGCTCGACATGCGGGTCCCCGGCCGTCGGGCCGCCGTCATCGAGTCGCTCGGGCACAACGACCTCGTCGGCTGGTCCTGGCTGCTCACCCCGCACGTCTGGCACCTCGGAGCCGAAGCGGCGACGCCGTTGCGCGCGTACGAGTTCGACGCCGAGGTCGTCCGGTCCATGACCCGGGACGACCCCGAGTTCGGCCGCAGCCTCGCCTGCTGGGTGGGCGAGGTGGTGTCCCACCGGCTCCAGGCGGCCCGCACCCGGCTGCTCGACCTGTACCGGTGA
- a CDS encoding CBS domain-containing protein, protein MHGYPHVVSDVMTRDVAVVRRDAAFKDIVRTLHDRKVSALPVVDGARRVLGVVSEADLLPKEEFRDSDPDRYTQLRRLSDLAKAGSVTAGELMTAPALTVRADTTLAQAARIMARARVKRLPVVGDTDRLEGVVSRSDLLKVFLRDDEEIAEEVRREVVAHLFPAPASAVRVSVHEGVVRLGGRVRDTSLVPVAARLARAVEGVVDVLFALDGHAEPDGAFGN, encoded by the coding sequence GTGCACGGATACCCGCACGTGGTCAGTGATGTGATGACCCGCGACGTCGCCGTCGTCCGCCGGGACGCCGCCTTCAAGGACATCGTGCGCACGCTGCACGACCGGAAGGTCAGCGCCCTTCCGGTGGTGGACGGCGCACGGCGGGTCCTCGGAGTCGTCTCCGAGGCGGATCTGCTGCCCAAGGAGGAGTTCCGCGACAGCGACCCGGACCGCTACACCCAGCTGCGTCGGCTGTCCGACCTGGCCAAGGCCGGTTCGGTGACGGCCGGCGAGCTGATGACCGCGCCCGCCCTGACCGTCCGGGCGGACACGACGCTGGCACAGGCCGCCCGGATCATGGCGAGGGCGCGCGTCAAGCGGCTGCCCGTGGTCGGGGACACGGACCGCCTGGAGGGCGTGGTCAGCCGTTCCGACCTGCTGAAGGTGTTCCTGCGGGACGACGAGGAGATCGCCGAGGAGGTCCGCCGCGAGGTGGTGGCCCACCTCTTCCCGGCTCCGGCCTCGGCGGTGCGGGTCTCGGTCCACGAGGGCGTCGTACGGCTGGGCGGGCGGGTCCGGGACACCTCCCTGGTGCCGGTGGCGGCGCGGCTGGCGCGGGCGGTCGAGGGGGTCGTGGACGTGCTGTTCGCCCTGGACGGTCACGCGGAGCCGGACGGGGCGTTCGGCAATTAG
- a CDS encoding response regulator yields the protein MPESRTFTPQDPIRVFLLDDHEVVRRGVSDLLDAEADISVVGDAANAEHALIRAPAVRPHVAVLDVRLPDGDGITVCRELRSRMPELAVLMLTSFDDEDALLDAIMAGASGYVLKQIRGSDLVAAVRTVASGQSMLDPATTARLMKSLRTEPAAEPAEAPELAGLSPREREILALIGDGLTNREIGKRLYLSEKTVKNHISRLLAKLGVHRRVQAAVLATHLEQPEQSGRPSA from the coding sequence ATGCCCGAGTCACGTACCTTCACGCCGCAGGATCCGATCCGCGTCTTCCTGCTGGACGATCACGAGGTCGTTCGGCGCGGTGTGTCCGACCTGCTGGACGCCGAGGCCGACATCTCCGTGGTCGGCGACGCCGCGAACGCCGAGCACGCCCTGATCCGCGCCCCCGCCGTACGGCCGCACGTGGCCGTCCTGGACGTGCGGCTGCCCGACGGCGACGGCATCACCGTCTGCCGCGAGCTGCGCAGCCGGATGCCGGAACTGGCCGTCCTGATGCTGACCTCCTTCGACGACGAGGACGCCCTGCTCGACGCGATCATGGCCGGGGCGTCGGGTTATGTCCTGAAGCAGATCCGCGGCTCCGACCTGGTCGCCGCGGTGCGCACGGTCGCCTCCGGCCAGTCGATGCTGGACCCCGCCACGACGGCCCGGCTGATGAAGTCCCTGCGCACCGAACCCGCGGCGGAACCGGCCGAGGCGCCCGAGCTGGCCGGTCTGTCGCCGCGCGAGCGGGAGATCCTGGCGCTGATCGGGGACGGGCTGACCAACCGCGAGATCGGCAAACGGCTGTACCTGTCGGAGAAGACCGTCAAGAACCACATCTCCCGGCTGCTGGCCAAGCTGGGCGTCCATCGGCGGGTGCAGGCGGCGGTGCTGGCCACGCACCTGGAGCAGCCGGAGCAGTCCGGGCGCCCCTCCGCCTAG